A single genomic interval of Ignavibacteriales bacterium harbors:
- a CDS encoding galactose mutarotase gives MKTSIVIRTLVSLLFALLVASWNGRAQERLTVSKRPFGKTLEGRDSFVYTLHNKTGMEARITDYGATLLALFVPDRNGKLADVVLGFDSLITYINDAPHFGSTMGRYANRIAKAMFELNGMKYTLVRNNGANHIHGGLKAFDKVVWSVNESEGGLGNSLVLNYLSTDGEEGYPGNLLVRVVYSLTDSNELKIEYSASTDKPTVVNLTNHSFFNLAGAGNGSILDHELFIDADRFTPVDSESIPTGELKSVHGTPLDFTVPTAIGVRMEESFGQLKRRRGFDHNLVLNKPVDAFGLAARVYEKTSGRVMEVLTTEPGLQFYTPNFVRAMPVGKEGKKYDRQCAFCLETEHFPDSPNKPQFPSTVVNPGQPYTSTTVYRFSTK, from the coding sequence GTGAAGACATCAATCGTTATCAGAACACTGGTCTCTTTGCTCTTCGCTTTACTTGTGGCATCTTGGAACGGAAGAGCGCAGGAGAGACTCACCGTCTCCAAAAGACCTTTTGGCAAGACTCTGGAGGGAAGAGACTCCTTCGTCTACACACTGCATAACAAGACGGGCATGGAGGCTCGGATCACGGACTACGGAGCGACGCTGCTCGCGTTGTTTGTCCCGGATCGAAACGGGAAACTGGCGGATGTCGTCCTTGGATTCGATTCGCTGATAACCTACATCAACGATGCCCCGCATTTCGGGTCAACGATGGGCCGGTACGCCAACAGGATCGCGAAGGCGATGTTCGAGCTGAACGGAATGAAGTACACGCTTGTAAGGAACAACGGGGCCAATCACATCCACGGTGGACTGAAGGCATTCGACAAAGTCGTCTGGAGTGTCAACGAGTCCGAGGGCGGGCTGGGGAACTCGCTGGTCTTGAATTATCTGAGCACGGACGGAGAGGAAGGGTATCCGGGCAATCTCTTAGTGAGGGTTGTGTATTCGCTTACAGACAGCAACGAGCTGAAGATTGAATACAGTGCGTCAACGGACAAACCGACTGTGGTGAATCTCACGAACCACTCCTTCTTTAATCTTGCCGGGGCAGGAAACGGAAGTATCCTCGACCACGAGTTATTCATTGACGCTGATCGTTTCACACCCGTTGATTCCGAATCGATCCCGACAGGCGAGCTGAAAAGTGTGCATGGCACCCCCCTTGACTTCACTGTCCCGACCGCCATCGGCGTGCGGATGGAGGAGAGTTTCGGTCAGCTGAAAAGGAGGAGAGGGTTCGACCACAACTTGGTGTTGAACAAGCCTGTCGATGCCTTCGGACTCGCCGCAAGAGTTTATGAGAAAACGTCGGGACGGGTGATGGAAGTTCTGACCACCGAGCCCGGTCTGCAGTTCTACACACCGAATTTCGTCCGCGCTATGCCCGTTGGAAAAGAGGGGAAGAAGTACGATCGTCAGTGCGCCTTCTGTCTCGAGACAGAGCATTTCCCGGATTCTCCGAACAAGCCTCAGTTCCCTTCGACGGTCGTGAACCCCGGGCAGCCCTATACATCGACAACGGTCTACCGTTTCTCGACGAAATAG
- a CDS encoding PEGA domain-containing protein, with amino-acid sequence MKTAKRMATLLAIILSVPILQLSAQPVSGRSKSGGLISPSAKSAAAAPYLNGVMKVDSLWESIRVIRDDDKALIIVHSEVPNLIIESNRKIIKVDQKSSGYWEIWLPYGTHILKFDAVGFQRLEVPARAYARKRVYEMRISGIVKNQLSTSDKGTLILRSQPDSAIIQIDGLPDFKGTTPHEFRNYAAGLYRITLSRDKYETKETIVTIEKDKTVTESIRLTALFGYIEIDATQAGQVMLGAQRLEKGKPIEIPVGRHTFNFQFSGSVRRDTTVVVPAGEKVMLKITQ; translated from the coding sequence ATGAAGACGGCGAAGCGCATGGCTACATTACTTGCTATCATTCTTTCGGTTCCAATTCTTCAGCTTTCGGCTCAGCCCGTCAGCGGGAGAAGTAAATCCGGAGGTCTCATCAGCCCCAGTGCAAAATCAGCTGCGGCGGCTCCATACCTCAATGGTGTGATGAAGGTCGACTCGTTGTGGGAGAGTATCCGGGTTATCCGTGACGATGACAAAGCGCTTATCATTGTGCATTCGGAGGTTCCGAACCTCATTATTGAGAGCAACAGAAAAATCATCAAGGTCGATCAGAAATCTTCAGGGTATTGGGAAATCTGGCTTCCGTATGGCACGCACATCCTCAAGTTCGATGCTGTCGGGTTCCAACGTCTCGAAGTTCCGGCCCGGGCATACGCCCGCAAGCGGGTCTACGAAATGAGAATTTCCGGCATTGTGAAAAACCAGCTATCCACGTCCGATAAGGGAACCTTGATCCTGAGGTCGCAGCCGGACAGCGCCATCATTCAGATTGATGGCCTGCCGGATTTCAAGGGCACGACGCCGCATGAGTTCAGGAATTATGCCGCCGGTCTCTACCGAATCACGCTGTCGAGGGACAAGTATGAGACGAAGGAGACCATCGTGACGATAGAAAAGGACAAGACGGTCACCGAGAGTATCCGCCTCACCGCGCTCTTCGGCTACATCGAGATTGATGCAACGCAGGCAGGACAAGTTATGCTTGGTGCTCAGCGGTTAGAGAAGGGGAAACCGATCGAAATCCCGGTGGGACGACATACGTTCAACTTCCAGTTTTCAGGATCTGTCCGGCGTGACACCACTGTTGTCGTGCCTGCCGGAGAAAAGGTGATGCTCAAGATCACTCAATAA